The following proteins are encoded in a genomic region of Catellatospora sp. TT07R-123:
- the rplW gene encoding 50S ribosomal protein L23, whose product MTTIADPRDIIVAPVVSEKSYGELNRNWYTFLVHPDANKTEIKIAIQQIFNVRVLTVNTLNREGKRKRTRTGWGQRKATKRAMVKLADGDRIEAFGGPVS is encoded by the coding sequence GTGACCACGATTGCCGACCCGCGCGACATCATCGTCGCTCCGGTGGTCTCGGAGAAGAGCTACGGCGAGCTCAACCGCAACTGGTACACCTTCCTGGTGCACCCGGACGCGAACAAGACCGAAATCAAGATCGCTATTCAGCAGATCTTCAATGTTCGGGTGCTGACCGTGAACACGCTCAACCGCGAGGGCAAGCGCAAGCGCACCCGCACCGGCTGGGGTCAGCGCAAGGCGACGAAGCGCGCGATGGTGAAGCTCGCCGACGGCGACCGCATCGAAGCCTTCGGCGGACCGGTGAGCTGA
- the rplD gene encoding 50S ribosomal protein L4 yields MTTVDVINAEGAKSGSVELPADVFDVQANIPLMHQVVVAQLAAARQGTHKAKSRGEVAGGGKKPYKQKGTGRARQGSIRAPQFTGGGVVHGPVPRDYSQRTPKKMKAAALRGALSDRARNGLVHVVSAFVDGETPSTKAALATIKATAGEARRVLVVLGAEDEVNWVSLRNLPEVHLLEAGQLNTYDVLVSDAVVFTTAALEEFLGVPAEEGSK; encoded by the coding sequence GTGACCACGGTTGACGTTATCAACGCTGAGGGCGCCAAGAGCGGTTCGGTCGAGCTGCCCGCCGACGTCTTCGACGTCCAGGCGAACATCCCGCTGATGCACCAGGTCGTCGTGGCCCAGCTGGCCGCCGCGCGCCAGGGCACGCACAAGGCGAAGAGCCGCGGCGAGGTCGCCGGTGGCGGCAAGAAGCCGTACAAGCAGAAGGGCACCGGTCGCGCCCGTCAGGGCTCGATCCGCGCGCCGCAGTTCACCGGTGGTGGCGTCGTCCACGGCCCCGTGCCGCGTGACTACAGCCAGCGGACCCCGAAGAAGATGAAGGCCGCCGCCCTGCGCGGTGCGCTGTCGGACCGGGCCCGCAACGGCCTGGTGCACGTGGTGTCCGCGTTCGTCGACGGGGAGACCCCGTCGACCAAGGCCGCCCTGGCCACGATCAAGGCGACCGCGGGCGAGGCCCGCCGGGTGCTGGTCGTGCTGGGCGCCGAGGACGAGGTCAACTGGGTGAGCCTGCGCAACCTGCCCGAGGTGCACCTGCTCGAGGCCGGCCAGCTGAACACGTACGACGTTCTCGTCAGCGACGCGGTGGTCTTCACCACCGCCGCGCTGGAGGAGTTCCTGGGCGTGCCCGCTGAGGAGGGTTCCAAGTGA